Proteins encoded by one window of Mustela erminea isolate mMusErm1 chromosome 5, mMusErm1.Pri, whole genome shotgun sequence:
- the LOC116589953 gene encoding LOW QUALITY PROTEIN: olfactory receptor 4K15-like (The sequence of the model RefSeq protein was modified relative to this genomic sequence to represent the inferred CDS: inserted 2 bases in 1 codon), with protein sequence MKPMLTDLCFSPIQVTRYNXLPKSMNDINHSRVTEFVLLGLSNSQELQPFLFLIFSLLYLAILLGNFLIILTVTSDSRLHTPMYFLLANLSFIDICVASFATPKMIADFLVEHKTISFDACLAQIFCVHLFAGSEMVLLVSMAYDRYVAICKPLHYMTIMSRRVCIILVLIPWLVGFTHTTSQLAFTVNLPFCGPNQVDSFFCDLPLVTKLACIDTYVVSLLIVADSGFLSMSSFLLLVVSYTVILITVRNRSSASMAKARSTLTAHITVVILFFGPCIFIYVWPFSGYSVDKVLAVFYTIFTPILNPVIYTLRNKEVKAAMSKLKSQYLKPGQVSIVIRNVLFWETK encoded by the exons ATGAAACCCATGCTTActgatctctgtttctctcctatTCAGGTAACAAGATACAA CCTCCCAAAGTCAATGAATGACATAAATCATTCCCGGGTGACCGAGTTTGTGTTGCTGGGGCTCTCTAATTCCCAGGAGCTCCagcctttcttgtttctcataTTTTCACTACTTTACCTAGCAATACTGCTGGGCAACTTTCTTATCATCCTCACTGTAACCTCAGATTCCCGCCTTCATACCCCCATGTACTTCCTGCTTGCGAACCTCTCTTTTATAGATATATGCGTTGCCTCTTTTGCTACCCCCAAAATGATTGCAGACTTTCTGGTTGAGCACAAGACTATTTCATTTGATGCCTGCCTGGCCCAGATTTTCTGCGTTCACCTTTTCGCTGGCAGTGAAATGGTGCTCCTTGTATCCATGGCTTATGACCGTTACGTTGCTATATGCAAACCTCTCCACTACATGACAATAATGAGTCGCCGTGTGTGTATTATTCTTGTTCTCATCCCCTGGCTTGTGGGTTTCACCCATACTACTAGCCAGTTGGCATTTACTGTTAACTTGCCTTTTTGTGGCCCAAATCAGGTAGACAGTTTTTTCTGTGACCTCCCTCTAGTGACAAAGCTGGCCTGCATAGACACTTATGTTGTCAGCCTACTTATAGTTGCAGACAGCGGCTTTCTTTCTATgagctcttttctccttttggttgTCTCCTACACTGTGATACTTATCACCGTCAGGAACCGCTCCTCTGCTAGCATGGCAAAGGCCCGCTCCACACTGACTGCTCATATCACTGTGGTCATACTATTCTTTGGACCATGCATCTTCATCTACGTGTGGCCCTTCAGTGGTTATTCTGTTGACAAAGTCCTTGCTGTGTTTTACACCATCTTTACTCCCATCTTAAACCCAGTTATTTACACTCTAAGGAACAAAGAAGTGAAGGCAGCTATGTCAAAACTGAAGAGTCAGTACCTGAAGCCTGGTCAGGTTTCTATAGTCATAAGAAATGTTCTTTTCTGGGAAACAAAGTAA